Part of the Benincasa hispida cultivar B227 chromosome 12, ASM972705v1, whole genome shotgun sequence genome is shown below.
ACAAATCtaacataattaaaaatattttgaagatataacaaaatcaattttttaaaaccttAGAATTACTAAATTGTCCCTCACTTAAACCCACATTTAAAGTTCTTCCATTTTGTGCTGGTTGATCACATAATTGTTAATTTATCATCTTTGTACATGTAATCGACTCGCCATGAAAATGTATCCCTCGTAGGTAATAAATTTCTATCAGAATACTAAAGTATGACTTGTcatagatacattatattaacaCTCTATTAGTGACTCTATTATTAATAGACTACACACATCCTAATTAAAGTTTATCATCGATAGCCATCTATCATGGAATCAATTCAATCAAGATCCATGTAGTGTGTCagtaatagaagtctattattaATAGACTAGAAAATGGGAATTAaggaaaatttaaatatgagtTTGCCATGTTTAAATGATGTCGATaatatttgctatatttgcaagaaaaaaaaaatcttatatctTTGTGTTTCCTACCAAATTGTCCAATCATAAATTGACTCATGGCAAATTCTtcttactctttttttaaatgttttaatttttttttgtgtatgaTGAGAGTGAAATATGTAAAGATTGATGCATCTTAAGATATGAAAATAGTCCAACCACCACACACTAATTCTTCACCAAAACTATAGATAGGATTGGATTGAATTGAAAAGAaggcccaaaaaaaaaaacaacaataaattccaaaaagaaaagcCTTCAACTTCACATATCAACACAAGAGCTTCAACTTTACATGGCAACCAAACCAACATTCTCTATATACAACAAAAAAACACCATATTTACACTTGATCCAATTGGTTTTGATTCCCCACAGAACACATCAAATGCCATCTCCTCAGCAATTTGATGATATGAACAAACACCAAGCCAAACACACAACCATAAACAACACCTTGCAATTCCCTTCTCTCCACTCCCAAATTTGCACTCAAATAAACACAATCCCATGTTAtcaaaacccaacccaacccttccAACAGCCATTTCAAAACTACAACTTTTCTCATAACCTTATCCCCTGCCACCCGACACACAATCCTCGTACACAAAACACACACAACCACAAACGTAGTACCCGACCAACCCCTATAAGACACAAATCTACCCCCAACTTCTAATGGGGCATTTCTACAAACACATGATGGGCATTCCCCAGAAAACTCACTCCCAACCAAAGCATCCAAACCTGTGTAATAAGGCAGAATCACAGAGTCCAAATTCAAGCTGGCATGAAGAATCCCAGACATTGTTGAAGCTTCAAAGAACACATATTTAATATCCTTGTCTGCTCCATTGTCAAATGTGAGAGCTGAAATGTAAACCATATGAAGAATTGGAGGACCCATTAAGAAGAGAGGAAAAAGTGTATTAATACGATAGCCTTTGGctaatacaaacaaaaaaatcgGAAGTGAAAATGGCCCAGATGGTAAAAGGAACTTCTTTGGCTGATCTAAACAAAATTTCCCACGAAATGACATGTCGGCTAGCATGAACAAAAGGGTCGACATGTAGGTGGCTGCTGTGAAGATAAGAACGAGTAAATCAATGGCAGCAGGGTAATCGCCAGGGTAAATGCTGTCACAATAATAATGGAAAGGGCAGGAGAATTTGTCTAAGGTTTCTTCTAATTGCCATCGGGTGCATTTGAAGAAGGTTGAATGGGTGTTTGCGAGAGCTGGATAATGCATTTGGGGATgatttttattgggtttttctTGTGGGCAATTGATTGAACAGGTGGTGGGTGCGAgtggaattttggaaatttgggCGCTTCTTGTTTTTGCTGTTGTTTATAGAAATATGGGGATGGTTTTGGTGTTAGATGAGATGTTTCCATTGGAAGAGGGAATGGGATGAGGAGTGTTCAACTAATATGCA
Proteins encoded:
- the LOC120068005 gene encoding uncharacterized protein LOC120068005 — encoded protein: MHYPALANTHSTFFKCTRWQLEETLDKFSCPFHYYCDSIYPGDYPAAIDLLVLIFTAATYMSTLLFMLADMSFRGKFCLDQPKKFLLPSGPFSLPIFLFVLAKGYRINTLFPLFLMGPPILHMVYISALTFDNGADKDIKYVFFEASTMSGILHASLNLDSVILPYYTGLDALVGSEFSGECPSCVCRNAPLEVGGRFVSYRGWSGTTFVVVCVLCTRIVCRVAGDKVMRKVVVLKWLLEGLGWVLITWDCVYLSANLGVERRELQGVVYGCVFGLVFVHIIKLLRRWHLMCSVGNQNQLDQV